Genomic window (Leptospira weilii):
CTTTAAGTCGAAACGGACTCGATTTTATCCTTTCGAATTTGCTTTTTAATTTTGGTAAAATGTTTGGAAATGGATCATAAATTCATAAATTGTTTGTTGAGTGTTTCCAGATCTCGGATCAGATCCGCCGGTTTCGGCTGAATTGTTTTAGCCAGCTTCATACCGTCGTCTATCAACTCGAGAATTAACTTTTTCTCGGAAATTGCGCGTGCGGAAGGCATGGACTTTCTTTCGTTTCTATAAATGGAAGCTTTTTCGTCAATGATAGAGACGATTTTATTCAACGCGTGAATTTTTGCCTGTTCTTCTCCCATAAAATCCTCCTTCTTTTTGAAAGTCTAGGGAATTTGAAATTATAGGAAAGCTTATTTTAAAAAACGTTTCCGCAGAGCGGCCATTAGAGTGTCTTTTTCCAACCAAAGAAGAAGGCTACAAATGATCGTATTCCCTAAGGCCAATAAGAATAATAATCCGCCGTCGTTTTCCTGTTCGATTCCGATCACGAATACATGAGAAAAAATGGCGCCGGACATAAGCCCAAGTCCGAGAAAGGAGCCAAGCCAATTCCAACCCGGTAGAAACAAAAGAATCGAAGCGACAAGTTCTAAAATTCCGGTTCCGATTCTCCCCCAAGGTTCCACTCCGAGTTTGGAAAAAATCGCGACTGACTCAGAAGCTCCGGTGAACTTATACAAGAGAGTTTGTAAAAGTATGAACGCTACAATCGCGCGAAGGCAATACAAAAGCAGTTTCTTTTTGGAAAAGTGGGAAATAGACAAGAAGGCGCTCCTGGAAATTCCAAGTGTTTCTTCGAGTCCGTAAAAAAACGGTTACACTTGAAAAGAATTTTTATTCAAGTTCCGATACGTTGTATAGTCCGTAAAACTTTTTGAAATTGGTCGCTTGATTGAGCATTGCTTGCGTTAGGGAATTTCTCTAAACCTTTCATAAGATTTGGAATCGGATTTTGAAAGCGGTACCAATCTTGTAGAGGAAGAAATAGATGAAAATCTTTCATTCGGTCGAAAAACTTTTTGAACCTCGATGGATTCTTATCTAAAAATCGAATTTACCGTTCTTGGAAAATTCATTATACTAAAAGATCAATTTTGTGACTCGCAAGTCTGTATCTCGGAATGCCGGAAACGTTGTATCGACAACAAGGATGCCGCAAGTGATTAAAGATCAAATTCAATTGGGAAAATTAAAAATCAAATCTTTCGTTGAAAAGATAAAAAAGAAATTCGAATTTCTCGCCGACTTTAAGAATCTTTTTTACCTCGGAATCCGAGCTAAACTTGCTCTTTTTACGGGAACTTTGATCGCATTTACGGTTATGATCCTTTCCGCGATAGACGTTCATCAGCAGACCGAAATTCTCACCCGAAGTTACGAAAAAGAAGCGGCGATCTCCAGGCATTATATTTCCGGTTTAGTGCTCGAGTTGGAGAATATTTCCAGTAGTTTGATTCGAGTGGAATCCTTTCGGGAAAAAGTCAAACGTCAAAGTCAGGCGCTACGCAAATATAGAACGAAAGTAGTCACTCAGGAAACGAAAGAAATCAGCCTTTTCGGGTTTAAAACGAAACTGTTCGGGGTTCTAGGAAAGGAACGTAAGTCGTCCATTAAGGATACGTACTATTCTGTTTATCTTTCCAAAGCCGACATCGACGAGCTCGAAAAAAATACCAAATTTCTACTCAAGGATCCAAGCGGTCTTGCAATTACAGACGCGATGTTTTCCAAACTCAAAAATATGGCGCATCAGGTCGCGGTGTTGGAAGCGGATTTGAACGAACAAAAACAAAAATGGGATGAGTTGCGTTCTCAGGGAAAAGCTTCCGAAAAAGAAAAACAGAATCTTGAGAGCGGAATGGACAATCTGAAAAAGGGAATCGAAAAAGCCAGAAATCATCTGGATCATTCCGTTCTCGAACTTGCACTTCCGAAACAACATCGAAAGATTGACGAGCTTGGACTTAACATGTCTCAGTATAGAATTCAGACTTTTCCGGTGATCTCCCATCAGATCAAAGAAAATTTGAATCCTTCTTTCGATACGAAAATTTTTAAACCGGATGTTCCGATCAATTCGAACATTTTTATGCAAGATATCGATGTGAACCTAAAGGCTTCCATTGCAAAAATTCTTTCTTTGGATTTCTCACAGGATACGAATCAAAATTCGTACACGATCGGTAAAATGGAATTGCAAACCTTGTATTCCCCGATTTTTAGAAATCAAAGCTCTACCGAACGAGCTGACCGACTTAAGGGAGAGCTGCCGGATTTTGCGAAACATTATCTGCAACAGGATGCAAATATTGCGATGAAGATTCGAGATTTGGTGCCTTCTTTGAGAAAAAGAATTCAGGAATTGAAAGGGAAAAAACCTCCGATGCCTCCTTTCAAGGATAAAACTTTCAACGATCTTTACGTTCGTTATTCCAAACTGATCGATGAGAGGGAAGCCGGGTTCGAAGCGTTTCGAAACCGATACTCCGAAGATAAAAAAGATTTTGCGGAAGCAGCGCAGAAACTCAAAACGGGAAAACAAAAACATCCGGTTAAAACGGAAGTTTTCTTTCCGATTCAAAGCGAGAGCGATATCCTCATCGACGCGTTAGGCGCACTTAGGAATGCGGGATTAGAAGATCTGATCGTATTACGGTTTAGCCAGAATTCCGGAAATTATTCCGATTATCTAAAGTATCCTTCGGAACAGAATTTATCCAAACAAAGATGGAAAGCGATTCGAGAATGGATTTATTCGGGTAAAAGCGAAACTCCGACCCCGCAACTGAAAAGATTGATTTCTCACGGAATCCTAGCGAACTCAAGAGGAGAAGCCGAAGAGATTCTTTGGAACTTGGATTCCAAACCTCTTTTTTCCGAATCGGTAGAAGGAGTCAGTTCCGCGATTTTATCCGCAAACCTTTCCGGAATTTCAAGAACGATTGTGGATCGTACCGAAGGTCTAGAAATAATTCAAAAGAATAAAAATTCCACAATCGCAACCGCCTTGTTGATTTGTGTCGCCGCGCTTGTTATTGCGATTTTAATATCCGGTTTTGTGGTTCAAAAGATCAAACGAATCATCCTTCACGCTAAGGAAGTCGGTCAAGGAAATCTGGAAGTCCGATTTGAACGTGGCGGTAAGGACGAATTCGGAACTCTTACGGTGGCTCTGAACTCCATGGTGACCGGTTTGAAGGAAAGAGAAAAAATCAAAAATATTCTCGGGACTATGATCGATCCGGTCGTTGTCAGAGAAGCTATGGTGGATCTGGCGGCGCTTAAACGGGGAAGTGAGAAAAGAGTCACAGCTTTTTTTTCCGACGTAGCAAATTTTTCGAATATTAGTGAAAAGTTAACTTCTGTGGAATTAGCGTCTTTGTTAAACGAATATCTTTCGGCGATGACGTTGATCCTGAAAAAACACGAGGGAGTCTTAGATAAATACATCGGGGACGCCATTGTGGGAATTTTCAACGCGCCCGTGGAAGTGGACAAACATTGCCTCAAGGCGGCGCGAGCCTCGGTTGAAATGATAGAAACTCTCGAAAAACTCAGACAGGAATGGAAAGGAAAGAAAGCCTATATTTTGGAAGCGCAAGAGATGCAGATTCGAATCGGACTCAACACGGGACTTGCGAAAGTGGGATTTATGGGAACCGATTCCATTTCGGCGTATACGATGATGGGCGATACGGTGAATCTTGCCGCGCGACTTGAAGCCGCCGGTAAAGATTACGGAGTTAATATTCTTGTGAGTGAGCACGTTCAACGCGAGATCAAGGACGAATTTTTTACAAGACTTCTGGATGTTGTCCGGGTCAAAGGAAAAAACGAACCCGTACTTCTCTACGAACTCATCGGAAGACAGGATAACGTGCCCGAAAGAGTGGAAGCTTCCGTGTTAGAATTCTCCAAAGGTTTCGAGGCGTATCTCAATCGGGAATGGTCTTTAGCGCAGGAACTACTCGAAAGTTCTCAGATCACCAGGGGGAGCAAGGATAAGGCGGCGGTTCTTCTCATAGATCGTTGCGAAGAATACAAATTGAATCCTCCGGAAAGAACTTGGGACGGAGTGTATACTAGAACTCATAAATGAGAAATGGAACCGATTCCTAAGAAAATTCCACTGAAGAATATAAAAAAAATGGAATCAGGCTGGAAGTTTCCCGATTTTAAAAAAGAGCGGCCATTCCACGATTTTTGTTTGGGCTTTGCCCCAAAAATTTCGGATTTCCGCCTCGACTAAAAGAACCGGATCGGATTCATTTTTTTGAATGTATTTCTGGACACTGGACCAGGTTCTGAGGTAACCTAGTATTTGATCTACGGTCCATTCTTCCTTCATGTTGAACGGAGGAGGGATAATCTCTTCGAAAGGAAAGGGGATCGTTTTGTATTTTTCTTCCACGTATTTTCTTTCCGGTGGCCAATACGAACCAACGATGACTCTATAAAGTTTGTCCACGATATTGTCGATTTCGGGGGAGATACTATGCAGGCCGTAACCCCAAATCGCAAGAATTCCGTTTTTCCTTCCAACTCGGATCGCTTCCTTGTAAAACGGTTCGAAATTGAACCAGTGAAATGCTTGAGCCACTGTGATCAAATCCGCTTCATGATTTTCTAATGTAGAATCTTCCGCCTTGCAGATTCTGTATTCAACGTTTTTACGAGTTTCGGCGTTTGAGATTTGATTTGTGCTCGGATCTGTTGCGATCACTTTTTCAAAAGTTGCGGCAAGAGAAACCGCGGCTTGACCCGTCCCGGTTCCGCAATCCCAGACAATTTTTGCGTTTGGAACAAGGCTTTTGAGATATGGAAACAACTCAATTGGGTAGCCTGGTCTGAACTCGGAGTAAGAAGAGGAATGAGAGGAAAAATGATCTTTGAAATTCATACTCTAGTATTTTCAAAGATCATGATGTAAGTTCAATCAGGAATTTAAAAATCACCGTCCGGATGTTTTTGAAACTCCTTTTGATTGATAAAAAGATACTGATATTGGATTTGTTTACCGTCCTTCGTTTTAGCTTGCACCATCAAGGGAAGAAATGTGGATTTTTTTGCGAAACTTGGGATCCTTACCGTATAATCTGGAGGTTGATTTTCTAAGAGTACATTCTTGCTTTTGATCTTAATACTAACCGACTCGGGTTGGACCCCTTCGAGGTGAATCTTAAATTCTTGGCCCGTTTTTACCCAAGATCCGTCTTGAATAGAAATGGAAATTTTCGGAGGAGGAGCCATCGTAAGAATGGAATTGAACGCCGACTGAGATTGTCCCCAAGGAACCAAGGATCTGTGTATGTTATAAATCGGAGTTCCCGGAAGATTTTTACCTGGGTTGACCGTAAACGCCATTCTATAACCGATTGCTTTCGCTTCCTCGATTACTCTCGGATCGAAAAGACCGAAGGGATATGCGAGATCGATTACTTTTCTACCTGTTTTTGCTTCTAAGATTTGTTTGGATTCCGCGAGTTGTTTTCGAATGAACGCGCGGCTCATCGTCGGAAGTTTCGGATGGTATAAAGTATGAGAACCTAGGTCCAAAACTCCGCTGTCCAAAGCCTTGTTTAACTCCTCCCAGGTCATGTAATATTTTTTTCCTGAAGAGATGATAGAAGGATAGATAAAGATAGAAGCGGTGAAACCGTATTTTTTTAAAAGAGGAACTAAAACTTCCAAATGTGTTTTGGAGCCGTCGTCGAATGTCAGTAAAATCGGTTTATCCGGAAAGTCGGAGGGTTTTTTACCGTTGATATACGCGTAGAATTGATCCAGACGAACCGTTTTGTAACCTGTAGCTTTCAAAAACTTAAATTGTTCTTCCAAAAGATTCGGGTGAAGATTATAACCTCCCATCGGCCCGCCTTTGGATGCTAAGTGGTGATAACAAAGAACGGGAATCCCACCTCCGGAAACGGATTCGACTCCCTGAATCGTATAACTGGGAGTAGGCGGAGTATCTTCTTTAACGGTTGGAAGCGCGTCTTCGTATTTTTTCTTTTTGGGATTTTTAGAAACTTCGAAATTTTCTTGTTTTGAATCGGATTCTTTTTGGCTTTTAAGTGCGGATTTTTTACGGGAAACTTTATCTTCGAACTGAGTGGTGTCAGAATCTACGTTAGCGGATTCCGTTTTTTCTTTTTGATTTTTTTTGGAAACGGTTTTTTGTGAGAAATCTTCGGGAGTGTACGACGGTTTTTGTTCCGTATCTTTTTTGGGAGACGAAGCGGTCGGTTTTCTCTTTTTCTCGGGGTTGAGGAAATCGTTCACGGGGGAAGCGATAAGAATCGAAGATATTAAGAGATAAAAGATTGCGAAAGTTGTGAGGGTATTGCGCATAATGTTATTAATGAGAAAACGAAATAAGAGCGGAATATGTCCGAAATACGAACCATAAAAAGTGTTTTGTAAGGTTTCTTGGATCTTTCGGTCGGGTAAAACACGGTGCAAGCAAACGAAACATTGCGTTCCCTCGTAGTTTTGCTTTTTTGGATGAAAGAAAATTAACGTTTTAAAACGAACTGTAAATGGTTTTGTTTGCATTCTGAAATCCGGAAGAAAAGTCTTCGGTTAGTGTTTTAACACCGCTTTCCCCGGCAAGCGATTCCTGAGGTTTTCAATTGCAGAACTTTACAAAGGATTTTGCAGCTTCGTTGTGTCCTAAATTTGCCGCTTTTTTCCAATCTTCGCAGGCGTTTTGTTGCTCTTTCACTGTCCAGTTTGCCACGGCGCGGTTATTGAGCGCATTTGCATAAGTTGGTTTCAACCGGATCACTAAAGAAAGATCTTTGATCGCTCTTCGATAATCAAAAACTTTCATTTTTGCACAGCTTCGGTTGTTGAAAGCGATCGCATAATCTACTCGTGCCCGATTGTAATCGGAAATCGCTCCTATTTCGTTACGGATTTGCTTTTGGCAAGTCCTCTATTGTTGAGTGAGGTCGGATTGACGTCCGGATCTCTTGAATAAAAACTCGATCGCTTCCAAGTAGTCCCCGTTCTTGAATTTAGAATTCCTCTCTTGAAAGGAATTCAGATCGGTTTCACGAATGAAAACCAGTTCCTTACGTTTTCTTCTGTTCGAAAGAACAGACAGAAAAAAACGTGATAGTTAGGAAAAAAATAAAAATCGATGTAAATTTCGATTTAAGACCGGGGACCAGCCAAAAGCCTCCGAAAGAAATTTATTGTCCTCCTTTCTCTCGGATCAATCTTTTTAAAACTGATTCGCTGTGGGTGCAAAGTTTCAGAATTCCACCCTTTGCCGGTTTTTGTTTTTCGAGCTGTAGAAGCTGGGAGGCAAAGCGAAACTTTCTACGTATATGATTCACAGCCGGAATCGAAGTTCTAAAATTTTTTGCTAACTCGTGATCGGCTAACCCTTTCGAGTTGAGGTCGAAGAACTTTGCTAGTTTGTCTTTATCCCAAACGATCTTCCGATCGGTTCGGTAATAATTGTGTTGTTCCAAACGTTTACTGTTACGTTCGTATGAACCTTGATTCCTCTTCTTTCTCCAGAAGGGGTGACGGTTTCTTGCGTATTTGATATCCTCAATCGTATACCCGGTGGATGTAAGCCATTCCGACGTGATACTAGATTTTTTGGGTCCGGTCAGTTTCGATTTGATGGATAGCTCGATGTACTGCTCCGGTGTAGATGCTGAAAGTAGTTTTCGTTTTTCTTTTTCGTAGATTTCCATATTGTTTTACGCTCGTTAAATTATCCGGAGAGCGCTAACTCTCCAAACTTTAGAAACTATAATTATCACAATATGGTTAACTTGAAAACATTTTTCCGAATTTGAAAAGAATTTCTCGAATGTATTTCTTATCTCCGAAAGTACACTGAAGTAATTAAACACTTACTACCATACTGTTTTCTTTTGTGAATTCGAAGAGATCCAATTTACTTGAGATTCGCTGTAACTTCCTCTGATAAGCGAAATGGAGGATTACGTTTCGTAAGTCGCGTTTACGATCGAATTTGAAACAATTTCAGAGGAAAGTCGGTATGGACTGTAAGAATAGATTTCAGATGGTGCGAAAGGAGATGCGATGTTTCGGTTCCAAAAAAAGTATACAGACCTTACTTGCCTCTTTGGGTTCTTGTTTCCAGACGAGAAGTTATTCCCGCGTTCTTTCGAATGTAAAAATTAGAGATTCTAAAGTCGTCAGGCCAGAAGTTGCAAAAATTGCAATATCCGATAATAGTAAGGAATCTACATAAAATAATATTACGAACAACGGAAATGAATTTTTTGCGTGTCTGGAGTTTTTTGGTCAAGAACTGTGAGAAATAGCCTCATATACTGGATGGAAGAAAATACGGTTTAGAAGAATGGAATGTGATGAAAAGGATTTTCAAAATAGAGGATCGCAAATTTAGAAAAATGCGTTAGAATTACGTTTTATATGAATGAAAATACCATTTTGCAAAAAAGAATGCGAGCGTCCGTTCGAGGTGTTTTGTTGGATTTGGACGGGGTATTGTATACCGGAGATTCTGTTCTTCCCGGGGCACGAGAGACGGTTTCTTATTTAAAAGAGAATCATATACCTCATCTATTTTTAACAAATACGACTACAAAATCGAGAAAGGGGATTTCCGAATTCCTAAACGATCTAAAAATTCCCGTAGAGGAAAAAAGAGTTCTGAATTCTCCCCGGGCCGCCGGAGAATACATTCGAGAAACAGGAAATCCAAAAACTTTTTTCGTCATTCAAGAGGAAGTCAAAAAGGATTTGGAAGGAATCGATTTCGAACGGGAAATTCCGGAAGCCGTATTAATCGGAGATATCGGAAAAAAATGGAATTATAGGATTTTAAACGATATCTTTCAAAAAGTGAAAAAAGGAGCCAGATTGATTGCTCTTCACAAAGGAAAGTATTGGCAGACAAAAGAAGGGTTGATGTTGGATGTGGGAGCTTTCGTGTCCGGAATAGAATACGCGACCGGTGTAAAAGCCGAGATCATAGGAAAACCTTCTCCGGCGTTTTTTAAAGCTGCTCTAAAGATGATTTCTACGCAAGCGTCCGAGACGATTATGATCGGGGACGATCTTGATTCGGATGTAGGTGGGGCTCAAGCTTGTGGGATTCGGGGAGTTCTCGTGAAAACCGGAAAATATCGGGATGGAATATTGCAAAATTCGAATATTCGCCCCGATGCAATTTGGGAAAATATAAGTTCACTGATTCCGTTCCTTCAGAACCTCTAAAACTGTTTCAAAATATCGAACGAAAAACAAGATATGAGTCCAATTCTATAAAGGTCCGGAAAGTTTTGGGATTGGTTCTGAAAAAGAAAAATCCTTAAAAATAGGGCCAAAGTTAGTTCTCACGACTAGTTTTGATAGCTGTTTTGTCTATGTAAAAATCTTTGGATTGCGTCTGTCGGAAAAATTTTGAGAAAATTTATTATTCTTCTTTGAAGAGTCGTAGTTCATTCAAGCAAGAAAAATCGAAAGATCAAACGGATTTACAAAAAAATACAAATTCAAAAGATGAAACGCTTTTAGACAAAAATTTCGTTACCCAAAAAACTCGATTAGAAAACCGTTTTTTGAATGTTTTGAAAATTAAAATCGAAAACTTTGATGTTTTACTTCGAATCTTACTCATCTCTACATAATAGGATGTTCAAAATTCTGCGTCTAAACGCGGAATTGATGCTCAAATGAACGGTATTCTATTTTATAGGGATCAGTAAAAACTAAGTTTTCTTTGAAGCAACGGTGTTTAAACTGTCTGTTCAAGACCGATCGCTTCCAAAAATTTTAAGGGCCGTTTTGAGTTTGAATTGAGAATCACCCAATCTGTACTCGCGTTGCAAGAAAGAGTTTGACTGCTTTGACAAATGATCCTTTGTGCGAATACCGCGCGAATGGGTGTTTTTAGAAAGAGGTCGGATTCGATCGTGATCGTTTCCGGGTAGTTGATTTCACATTTAAAATCGAGGTAAATCGAAAGAATCACCGGTACAAAACCCTGAGTTTTTAGTTTTTCCATGGAAAAACCCCAATCTCTCATCGCTCGCATTCTCGCCTCGTCCAAATATCCTTGGAAATTCTTATTGTTTACGTGTTGGTTCGGATCCAACTCATCCCAACGGATCGTGATTTGTGTCGAGTGGTTCTTGCGAATCGGTGTCGGTTCTTCGGTTTTCATTCTTTTCTCCTAAGATTCATTCTTTGAGATTGGATAAAAAATTCTCGAGATAGGATTCGTCTCCCGTAGCTCTGGAGAGGAGCATTGCACCTCTCCAAGAAGATTCTAAATATTGAATGCGTTTTAGGAGGGATGGAGATTCGGAAACTCGAAGAGATGTAATGATTCCTCTTGAGATGGTTTCGAGAGA
Coding sequences:
- a CDS encoding class I SAM-dependent methyltransferase, whose protein sequence is MNFKDHFSSHSSSYSEFRPGYPIELFPYLKSLVPNAKIVWDCGTGTGQAAVSLAATFEKVIATDPSTNQISNAETRKNVEYRICKAEDSTLENHEADLITVAQAFHWFNFEPFYKEAIRVGRKNGILAIWGYGLHSISPEIDNIVDKLYRVIVGSYWPPERKYVEEKYKTIPFPFEEIIPPPFNMKEEWTVDQILGYLRTWSSVQKYIQKNESDPVLLVEAEIRNFWGKAQTKIVEWPLFFKIGKLPA
- a CDS encoding LB099 family protein codes for the protein MEIYEKEKRKLLSASTPEQYIELSIKSKLTGPKKSSITSEWLTSTGYTIEDIKYARNRHPFWRKKRNQGSYERNSKRLEQHNYYRTDRKIVWDKDKLAKFFDLNSKGLADHELAKNFRTSIPAVNHIRRKFRFASQLLQLEKQKPAKGGILKLCTHSESVLKRLIREKGGQ
- a CDS encoding acyl-CoA thioesterase — its product is MKTEEPTPIRKNHSTQITIRWDELDPNQHVNNKNFQGYLDEARMRAMRDWGFSMEKLKTQGFVPVILSIYLDFKCEINYPETITIESDLFLKTPIRAVFAQRIICQSSQTLSCNASTDWVILNSNSKRPLKFLEAIGLEQTV
- a CDS encoding polysaccharide deacetylase family protein, producing the protein MRNTLTTFAIFYLLISSILIASPVNDFLNPEKKRKPTASSPKKDTEQKPSYTPEDFSQKTVSKKNQKEKTESANVDSDTTQFEDKVSRKKSALKSQKESDSKQENFEVSKNPKKKKYEDALPTVKEDTPPTPSYTIQGVESVSGGGIPVLCYHHLASKGGPMGGYNLHPNLLEEQFKFLKATGYKTVRLDQFYAYINGKKPSDFPDKPILLTFDDGSKTHLEVLVPLLKKYGFTASIFIYPSIISSGKKYYMTWEELNKALDSGVLDLGSHTLYHPKLPTMSRAFIRKQLAESKQILEAKTGRKVIDLAYPFGLFDPRVIEEAKAIGYRMAFTVNPGKNLPGTPIYNIHRSLVPWGQSQSAFNSILTMAPPPKISISIQDGSWVKTGQEFKIHLEGVQPESVSIKIKSKNVLLENQPPDYTVRIPSFAKKSTFLPLMVQAKTKDGKQIQYQYLFINQKEFQKHPDGDF
- a CDS encoding DoxX family protein, translated to MSISHFSKKKLLLYCLRAIVAFILLQTLLYKFTGASESVAIFSKLGVEPWGRIGTGILELVASILLFLPGWNWLGSFLGLGLMSGAIFSHVFVIGIEQENDGGLLFLLALGNTIICSLLLWLEKDTLMAALRKRFLK
- a CDS encoding adenylate/guanylate cyclase domain-containing protein — its product is MPQVIKDQIQLGKLKIKSFVEKIKKKFEFLADFKNLFYLGIRAKLALFTGTLIAFTVMILSAIDVHQQTEILTRSYEKEAAISRHYISGLVLELENISSSLIRVESFREKVKRQSQALRKYRTKVVTQETKEISLFGFKTKLFGVLGKERKSSIKDTYYSVYLSKADIDELEKNTKFLLKDPSGLAITDAMFSKLKNMAHQVAVLEADLNEQKQKWDELRSQGKASEKEKQNLESGMDNLKKGIEKARNHLDHSVLELALPKQHRKIDELGLNMSQYRIQTFPVISHQIKENLNPSFDTKIFKPDVPINSNIFMQDIDVNLKASIAKILSLDFSQDTNQNSYTIGKMELQTLYSPIFRNQSSTERADRLKGELPDFAKHYLQQDANIAMKIRDLVPSLRKRIQELKGKKPPMPPFKDKTFNDLYVRYSKLIDEREAGFEAFRNRYSEDKKDFAEAAQKLKTGKQKHPVKTEVFFPIQSESDILIDALGALRNAGLEDLIVLRFSQNSGNYSDYLKYPSEQNLSKQRWKAIREWIYSGKSETPTPQLKRLISHGILANSRGEAEEILWNLDSKPLFSESVEGVSSAILSANLSGISRTIVDRTEGLEIIQKNKNSTIATALLICVAALVIAILISGFVVQKIKRIILHAKEVGQGNLEVRFERGGKDEFGTLTVALNSMVTGLKEREKIKNILGTMIDPVVVREAMVDLAALKRGSEKRVTAFFSDVANFSNISEKLTSVELASLLNEYLSAMTLILKKHEGVLDKYIGDAIVGIFNAPVEVDKHCLKAARASVEMIETLEKLRQEWKGKKAYILEAQEMQIRIGLNTGLAKVGFMGTDSISAYTMMGDTVNLAARLEAAGKDYGVNILVSEHVQREIKDEFFTRLLDVVRVKGKNEPVLLYELIGRQDNVPERVEASVLEFSKGFEAYLNREWSLAQELLESSQITRGSKDKAAVLLIDRCEEYKLNPPERTWDGVYTRTHK
- a CDS encoding TIGR01458 family HAD-type hydrolase — its product is MNENTILQKRMRASVRGVLLDLDGVLYTGDSVLPGARETVSYLKENHIPHLFLTNTTTKSRKGISEFLNDLKIPVEEKRVLNSPRAAGEYIRETGNPKTFFVIQEEVKKDLEGIDFEREIPEAVLIGDIGKKWNYRILNDIFQKVKKGARLIALHKGKYWQTKEGLMLDVGAFVSGIEYATGVKAEIIGKPSPAFFKAALKMISTQASETIMIGDDLDSDVGGAQACGIRGVLVKTGKYRDGILQNSNIRPDAIWENISSLIPFLQNL